A DNA window from Pseudomonas resinovorans NBRC 106553 contains the following coding sequences:
- the dnaA gene encoding chromosomal replication initiator protein DnaA, whose amino-acid sequence MSVELWQQCVELLRDELPAQQFNTWIRPLQVEADGDELRVYAPNRFVLDWVNEKYMGRLLELLGERGNGLAPALSLLIGSKRSPAPRKAPPPPPPVMAPPPPPAPAPSQMRIETVDESRDNLDPLASVVSAPAIRTERSVQVEGALKHTSYLNRTFTFENFVEGKSNQLARAAAWQVADNPKHGYNPLFLYGGVGLGKTHLMHAVGNHLLKKNPNAKVVYLHSERFVADMVKALQLNAINEFKRFYRSVDALLIDDIQFFARKERSQEEFFHTFNALLEGGQQVILTSDRYPKEIEGLEERLKSRFGWGLTVAVEPPELETRVAILMKKAEQAKVDLPHDAAFFIAQRIRSNVRELEGALKRVIAHAHFMGRDITIELIRESLKDLLALQDKLVSIDNIQRTVVEYYKIKMSDMLSKRRSRSVARPRQVAMALSKELTNHSLPEIGDAFGGRDHTTVLHACRKIAQLRESDADIREDYKNLLRTLTT is encoded by the coding sequence GTGTCAGTGGAACTTTGGCAGCAGTGCGTGGAGCTCTTGCGCGATGAGCTGCCTGCCCAGCAATTCAACACCTGGATCCGCCCATTGCAGGTTGAAGCCGATGGAGACGAGCTGCGCGTTTACGCGCCCAACAGGTTCGTGCTCGATTGGGTCAACGAGAAGTACATGGGGCGGCTCCTCGAGTTGCTCGGCGAACGGGGCAATGGCCTGGCGCCCGCCCTCTCCTTATTAATAGGCAGCAAACGCAGCCCGGCACCGCGCAAGGCACCACCGCCGCCGCCGCCGGTCATGGCTCCGCCGCCCCCTCCCGCACCCGCGCCGTCGCAGATGCGCATCGAGACCGTGGACGAAAGTCGCGACAACCTCGATCCGCTGGCGTCCGTGGTATCCGCTCCGGCCATCCGTACCGAGCGTTCCGTGCAAGTGGAGGGTGCGCTCAAGCACACCAGCTACCTGAACCGTACTTTCACCTTCGAGAACTTCGTCGAGGGCAAGTCCAACCAGCTGGCCCGCGCAGCGGCCTGGCAGGTGGCGGACAACCCCAAGCATGGTTACAACCCGCTGTTCCTCTATGGTGGTGTCGGCCTTGGCAAGACCCACCTGATGCACGCTGTGGGTAACCATCTGCTGAAGAAGAACCCGAATGCCAAGGTGGTCTACCTGCACTCCGAGCGTTTCGTGGCGGACATGGTCAAGGCCCTGCAGCTGAATGCCATCAACGAGTTCAAGCGCTTCTACCGTTCGGTCGACGCGTTGCTTATCGACGACATTCAATTCTTCGCCCGCAAGGAGCGTTCCCAGGAAGAGTTCTTCCATACCTTCAACGCCCTGCTAGAGGGTGGTCAGCAGGTGATCCTCACCAGCGACCGCTATCCGAAGGAAATCGAAGGCCTGGAGGAGCGTCTGAAGTCCCGCTTCGGCTGGGGCCTCACCGTGGCCGTCGAGCCGCCTGAGCTGGAAACGCGTGTAGCGATCCTGATGAAGAAGGCCGAGCAGGCCAAGGTGGATCTACCCCACGATGCGGCGTTCTTCATTGCCCAGCGCATACGCTCCAACGTGCGTGAGCTGGAGGGCGCGCTCAAGCGAGTGATCGCGCACGCTCACTTCATGGGTCGGGACATCACGATCGAGTTGATCCGCGAGTCGCTCAAGGACCTTCTGGCCCTGCAGGACAAGCTGGTCAGCATCGACAATATCCAGCGCACGGTAGTCGAGTACTACAAGATCAAGATGTCCGACATGCTCTCCAAGCGCCGCTCGCGCTCGGTGGCCAGGCCGCGACAGGTCGCGATGGCGTTGTCCAAGGAATTGACCAACCACAGCTTGCCGGAAATCGGCGACGCTTTCGGCGGACGAGACCACACCACTGTGCTCCACGCCTGTCGTAAGATTGCGCAATTAAGGGAATCCGACGCGGACATTCGCGA